From Ipomoea triloba cultivar NCNSP0323 chromosome 5, ASM357664v1, the proteins below share one genomic window:
- the LOC116019101 gene encoding uncharacterized protein LOC116019101 → MMSAKAKTESKFSRRIKAPIRVLMRARDFYIRSLSDCSGKFGSGAVDVVGGPAPHIYSLPRSFSVASSASSVEEDMRELIRIASTKSLGGKVEAEILRRRQQPSLRSGSSAAGGGGMRNVLPRSHSVAVGRIDEDKPCDFGDIKVVPVAYPRSRSCAVSGRNRIP, encoded by the coding sequence atgatgagcgCAAAGGCTAAGACAGAGAGCAAATTCAGTAGGCGCATTAAAGCGCCTATTAGAGTTTTGATGAGAGCCAGAGATTTCTACATCCGGAGCTTGTCGGATTGCTCCGGGAAATTCGGGTCCGGCGCGGTGGATGTGGTCGGCGGTCCGGCGCCGCATATTTACTCCCTGCCTAGGAGCTTTAGCGTGGCGTCATCGGCGTCAAGTGTGGAAGAGGACATGAGAGAGCTTATTAGGATCGCTTCCACGAAAAGCCTCGGGGGGAAGGTGGAGGCGGAAATTCTCCGGCGCCGGCAGCAGCCGTCGTTGAGGAGTGGTTCATCTGCCGCCGGAGGAGGAGGAATGCGGAACGTGTTGCCGCGTAGCCACAGCGTGGCTGTCGGGAGGATTGACGAGGACAAGCCGTGTGATTTCGGAGATATTAAGGTGGTTCCGGTTGCTTATCCCAGAAGTAGAAGCTGCGCGGTTTCCGGAAGGAATAGGATTCCTTAA
- the LOC116020471 gene encoding uncharacterized protein LOC116020471, whose translation MVQVPDVCQICNNVEESAFHLFIQCPLAKQCWDILGDVNYSSSTTFLEWIVLLFSSKSDHDLCVIISICWKIWDARNEKIWNSTILSASHICHSAKHFYFDWSAVNNVMNASARNLVDSTGWSRPPPGFLKLNVDAALDQESNKMGFGSDSSFGTILVNSLLHGVTSSHQLRRRLWAFAKL comes from the coding sequence ATGGTTCAAGTCCCTGATGTCTGTCAGATCTGTAACAATGTTGAAGAATCAGCCTTTCACCTATTCATACAATGTCCTCTCGCAAAACAATGTTGGGATATCCTGGGAGATGTTAATTATTCATCAAGCACCACCTTTCTTGAATGGATTGTCCTTCTCTTTTCATCAAAATCTGATCATGATCTATGTGTTATCATTTCTATATGTTGGAAGATCTGGGAtgcaagaaatgaaaaaatctGGAATAGTACCATCCTTTCGGCCTCCCATATTTGCCATTCTGCTAAGCATTTCTATTTTGATTGGTCTGCTGTTAATAATGTTATGAATGCTTCTGCCAGGAACCTTGTTGACAGCACTGGTTGGTCAAGGCCCCCTCCCGGCTTTCTCAAGCTCAACGTGGACGCGGCTCTTGATCAAGAAAGCAACAAGATGGGCTTCGGATCGGATTCATCCTTCGGGACTATACTGGTAAATTCATTGCTGCATGGAGTAACGTCTTCACACCAGCTGAGGCGGAGGCTATGGGCATTCGCGAAGCTCTGA
- the LOC116020472 gene encoding uncharacterized protein LOC116020472, with amino-acid sequence MKSHSYASTSLSLSSSSSSSSSSYYPVEVHQYREGKGKGGTKPQPSSYQSSIHGRVPKPMTKKLPIAPFPRTPPKIYKVEAEKFKETVQMLTTEPGFQSNNPSRRLQEVAPPPLNLKPRKCSHNNEIRSETTLLEGDIPPILSPNFLGDGFSQLWVFSPIGFGPLSPSSLAQWAPILPSPGTLSSL; translated from the coding sequence ATGAAGTCACATTCATATGCTAGTActtctttatctttatcttcatcttcatcttcatcttcctcgTCGTATTATCCAGTTGAAGTGCATCAGTACCGAGAAGGCAAAGGGAAAGGAGGAACCAAACCACAACCTTCTTCATATCAATCCTCAATCCATGGTAGGGTTCCGAAACCCATGACTAAAAAGCTGCCAATAGCTCCATTCCCACGAACACCACCTAAGATTTACAAGGTGGAAGCTGAGAAGTTTAAGGAAACTGTCCAAATGCTGACGACCGAGCCTGGGTTCCAATCCAACAACCCTAGCAGGCGTTTGCAGGAAGTGGCTCCTCCTCCCCTCAATCTCAAGCCCAGAAAATGTAGTCATAATAATGAGATAAGATCTGAAACAACGTTACTTGAAGGAGACATCCCACCGATTCTATCGCCCAATTTTTTGGGTGACGGGTTTAGTCAACTCTGGGTGTTTAGCCCGATTGGATTCGGGCCTCTCTCGCCTTCTTCCCTTGCACAATGGGCACCCATTCTTCCCAGCCCGGGAACACTCTCGTCCCTATAG
- the LOC116018895 gene encoding ACT domain-containing protein ACR1-like isoform X3, with amino-acid sequence MEIGYKPYVDPAVESIIERIHPPRVCIDNDTCRDCTLVKVDSANKHGILLEMVQVLTDLDLLISKSYICSDGGWLMDVFHVKDRLGCKITDEKLIRYIQQVRMLSISENKMGSREDREGPGPCIGRDVRPWHVLTNHTALEMTTTDRPGLMSEISAVLAETGCHISAAVVWTHNARAACILYVDDPSQLPRLLSQLENVLDAHHCSGGSRSVMRLSEAGPGQTHTERRLHQLLAGDSDYEQCCSAPERGNGDDDGRCYRKRSCTSETYIKIENCEERGYSIVTIRSGDRPKLLFDTICALTDMHYVVFHASISSHDSKSFQEYYIRHKDGWTLNSEIERHRLTQCLIAATERRISHGLRLDVCTQNRLGLLSDITRVFRENGLSITMAEIGTRGDRAEGTFYLKDVSGQTVKPETLESLRKEIIGGTVLVVHKSPGRLSQTTSSSGEKPGFSLGGLLWAQVEKFSNNYFRPIKY; translated from the exons ATGGAGATTGGTTACAAGCCGTATGTTGATCCGGCAGTGGAATCAATCATAGAAAGAATCCACCCTCCCAG GGTTTGCATTGACAATGATACATGCCGAGACTGCACGCTTGTGAAG GTTGACAGTGCAAATAAGCATGGGATATTGCTGGAGATGGTCCAAGTTCTGACAGATCTTGATCTCCTCATTTCCAAGTCTTATATCTGCTCTGATGGTGGTTGGTTAATGGATG TATTCCACGTGAAGGACAGACTGGGCTGCAAAATTACTGACGAAAAACTTATCCGTTACATTCAACAGGTTCGTATGTTA TCCATTAGTGAAAATAAAATGGGGTCGAGGGAGGACCGGGAGGGGCCGGGGCCCTGTATTGGCAGAGACGTTAGGCCGTGGCATGTCTTGACAAACCACACAGCCCTGGAAATGACCACAACAGACAGACCCGGACTCATGTCCGAGATATCGGCCGTGCTAGCCGAGACGGGATGCCACATTTCTGCAGCCGTGGTGTGGACGCACAACGCCCGAGCAGCCTGCATTCTCTACGTGGACGACCCCTCCCAGCTGCCACGCCTTCTGTCCCAGCTCGAGAACGTCCTCGACGCCCATCACTGCAGCGGGGGGAGCAGGAGTGTGATGAGGCTGTCTGAGGCCGGGCCTGGGCAGACGCATACCGAGAGGCGGCTGCACCAGTTGCTAGCCGGGGACAGCGACTACGAGCAATGCTGCTCTGCTCCTGAACGTGGTAACGGTGACGATGATGGGAGGTGTTACAGGAAAAGAAGCTGCACCAGTGAAACATACATCAAAATTGAGAACTGTGAAGAGAGAGGCTACTCCATTGTTACCATAAGAAGTGGAGACCGACCCAAGTTGCTGTTTGACACCATCTGTGCTCTAACAGACATGCATTATGTTGTTTTCCATGCTTCCATTAGCTCCCATGACTCCAAATCCTTCCAG GAGTATTATATAAGGCACAAGGATGGATGGACTCTGAATTCCGAAATTGAAAGGCACAGACTGACTCAATGTCTGATTGCAGCAACAGAGAGGAGAATTTCTCAT GGTTTGAGACTAGACGTTTGCACACAGAACAGATTAGGCCTATTATCAGACATCACAAGGGTGTTCCGAGAGAACGGTCTGTCCATAACCATGGCCGAGATCGGAACCCGAGGCGACAGGGCAGAAGGTACATTCTATTTAAAAGATGTCTCAGGGCAGACTGTCAAACCAGAAACATTAGAATCcctgagaaaagaaattatcgGCGGCACTGTTCTGGTGGTTCACAAGTCACCCGGCAGGCTTAGTCAGACAACCTCGTCCAGTGGTGAAAAACCTGGGTTTTCGCTAGGAGGATTGCTGTGGGCACAGGTTGAGAAATTCTCCAACAACTATTTCAGACCCATAAAATACTAA
- the LOC116018895 gene encoding ACT domain-containing protein ACR1-like isoform X1 has protein sequence MEIGYKPYVDPAVESIIERIHPPRVCIDNDTCRDCTLVKVDSANKHGILLEMVQVLTDLDLLISKSYICSDGGWLMDVFHVKDRLGCKITDEKLIRYIQQSISENKMGSREDREGPGPCIGRDVRPWHVLTNHTALEMTTTDRPGLMSEISAVLAETGCHISAAVVWTHNARAACILYVDDPSQLPRLLSQLENVLDAHHCSGGSRSVMRLSEAGPGQTHTERRLHQLLAGDSDYEQCCSAPERGNGDDDGRCYRKRSCTSETYIKIENCEERGYSIVTIRSGDRPKLLFDTICALTDMHYVVFHASISSHDSKSFQEYYIRHKDGWTLNSEIERHRLTQCLIAATERRISHGLRLDVCTQNRLGLLSDITRVFRENGLSITMAEIGTRGDRAEGTFYLKDVSGQTVKPETLESLRKEIIGGTVLVVHKSPGRLSQTTSSSGEKPGFSLGGLLWAQVEKFSNNYFRPIKY, from the exons ATGGAGATTGGTTACAAGCCGTATGTTGATCCGGCAGTGGAATCAATCATAGAAAGAATCCACCCTCCCAG GGTTTGCATTGACAATGATACATGCCGAGACTGCACGCTTGTGAAG GTTGACAGTGCAAATAAGCATGGGATATTGCTGGAGATGGTCCAAGTTCTGACAGATCTTGATCTCCTCATTTCCAAGTCTTATATCTGCTCTGATGGTGGTTGGTTAATGGATG TATTCCACGTGAAGGACAGACTGGGCTGCAAAATTACTGACGAAAAACTTATCCGTTACATTCAACAG TCCATTAGTGAAAATAAAATGGGGTCGAGGGAGGACCGGGAGGGGCCGGGGCCCTGTATTGGCAGAGACGTTAGGCCGTGGCATGTCTTGACAAACCACACAGCCCTGGAAATGACCACAACAGACAGACCCGGACTCATGTCCGAGATATCGGCCGTGCTAGCCGAGACGGGATGCCACATTTCTGCAGCCGTGGTGTGGACGCACAACGCCCGAGCAGCCTGCATTCTCTACGTGGACGACCCCTCCCAGCTGCCACGCCTTCTGTCCCAGCTCGAGAACGTCCTCGACGCCCATCACTGCAGCGGGGGGAGCAGGAGTGTGATGAGGCTGTCTGAGGCCGGGCCTGGGCAGACGCATACCGAGAGGCGGCTGCACCAGTTGCTAGCCGGGGACAGCGACTACGAGCAATGCTGCTCTGCTCCTGAACGTGGTAACGGTGACGATGATGGGAGGTGTTACAGGAAAAGAAGCTGCACCAGTGAAACATACATCAAAATTGAGAACTGTGAAGAGAGAGGCTACTCCATTGTTACCATAAGAAGTGGAGACCGACCCAAGTTGCTGTTTGACACCATCTGTGCTCTAACAGACATGCATTATGTTGTTTTCCATGCTTCCATTAGCTCCCATGACTCCAAATCCTTCCAG GAGTATTATATAAGGCACAAGGATGGATGGACTCTGAATTCCGAAATTGAAAGGCACAGACTGACTCAATGTCTGATTGCAGCAACAGAGAGGAGAATTTCTCAT GGTTTGAGACTAGACGTTTGCACACAGAACAGATTAGGCCTATTATCAGACATCACAAGGGTGTTCCGAGAGAACGGTCTGTCCATAACCATGGCCGAGATCGGAACCCGAGGCGACAGGGCAGAAGGTACATTCTATTTAAAAGATGTCTCAGGGCAGACTGTCAAACCAGAAACATTAGAATCcctgagaaaagaaattatcgGCGGCACTGTTCTGGTGGTTCACAAGTCACCCGGCAGGCTTAGTCAGACAACCTCGTCCAGTGGTGAAAAACCTGGGTTTTCGCTAGGAGGATTGCTGTGGGCACAGGTTGAGAAATTCTCCAACAACTATTTCAGACCCATAAAATACTAA
- the LOC116018895 gene encoding ACT domain-containing protein ACR1-like isoform X2, with amino-acid sequence MVQVLTDLDLLISKSYICSDGGWLMDVFHVKDRLGCKITDEKLIRYIQQSISENKMGSREDREGPGPCIGRDVRPWHVLTNHTALEMTTTDRPGLMSEISAVLAETGCHISAAVVWTHNARAACILYVDDPSQLPRLLSQLENVLDAHHCSGGSRSVMRLSEAGPGQTHTERRLHQLLAGDSDYEQCCSAPERGNGDDDGRCYRKRSCTSETYIKIENCEERGYSIVTIRSGDRPKLLFDTICALTDMHYVVFHASISSHDSKSFQEYYIRHKDGWTLNSEIERHRLTQCLIAATERRISHGLRLDVCTQNRLGLLSDITRVFRENGLSITMAEIGTRGDRAEGTFYLKDVSGQTVKPETLESLRKEIIGGTVLVVHKSPGRLSQTTSSSGEKPGFSLGGLLWAQVEKFSNNYFRPIKY; translated from the exons ATGGTCCAAGTTCTGACAGATCTTGATCTCCTCATTTCCAAGTCTTATATCTGCTCTGATGGTGGTTGGTTAATGGATG TATTCCACGTGAAGGACAGACTGGGCTGCAAAATTACTGACGAAAAACTTATCCGTTACATTCAACAG TCCATTAGTGAAAATAAAATGGGGTCGAGGGAGGACCGGGAGGGGCCGGGGCCCTGTATTGGCAGAGACGTTAGGCCGTGGCATGTCTTGACAAACCACACAGCCCTGGAAATGACCACAACAGACAGACCCGGACTCATGTCCGAGATATCGGCCGTGCTAGCCGAGACGGGATGCCACATTTCTGCAGCCGTGGTGTGGACGCACAACGCCCGAGCAGCCTGCATTCTCTACGTGGACGACCCCTCCCAGCTGCCACGCCTTCTGTCCCAGCTCGAGAACGTCCTCGACGCCCATCACTGCAGCGGGGGGAGCAGGAGTGTGATGAGGCTGTCTGAGGCCGGGCCTGGGCAGACGCATACCGAGAGGCGGCTGCACCAGTTGCTAGCCGGGGACAGCGACTACGAGCAATGCTGCTCTGCTCCTGAACGTGGTAACGGTGACGATGATGGGAGGTGTTACAGGAAAAGAAGCTGCACCAGTGAAACATACATCAAAATTGAGAACTGTGAAGAGAGAGGCTACTCCATTGTTACCATAAGAAGTGGAGACCGACCCAAGTTGCTGTTTGACACCATCTGTGCTCTAACAGACATGCATTATGTTGTTTTCCATGCTTCCATTAGCTCCCATGACTCCAAATCCTTCCAG GAGTATTATATAAGGCACAAGGATGGATGGACTCTGAATTCCGAAATTGAAAGGCACAGACTGACTCAATGTCTGATTGCAGCAACAGAGAGGAGAATTTCTCAT GGTTTGAGACTAGACGTTTGCACACAGAACAGATTAGGCCTATTATCAGACATCACAAGGGTGTTCCGAGAGAACGGTCTGTCCATAACCATGGCCGAGATCGGAACCCGAGGCGACAGGGCAGAAGGTACATTCTATTTAAAAGATGTCTCAGGGCAGACTGTCAAACCAGAAACATTAGAATCcctgagaaaagaaattatcgGCGGCACTGTTCTGGTGGTTCACAAGTCACCCGGCAGGCTTAGTCAGACAACCTCGTCCAGTGGTGAAAAACCTGGGTTTTCGCTAGGAGGATTGCTGTGGGCACAGGTTGAGAAATTCTCCAACAACTATTTCAGACCCATAAAATACTAA
- the LOC116019263 gene encoding phytosulfokines-like, with the protein MSPSKTTTFFIVALLLLFTLSSASRPLPESREATTLNKTQHEVIEKEESCKGVGEEECLMRRTLAAHLDYIYTQKENKP; encoded by the exons ATGTCTCCCTCCAAAACCACCACTTTTTTCATCGTAgcgctcctcctcctcttcacACTATCCTCTGCTTCTCGCCCTCTCCCCGAGTCTCGTGAGGCCACCACCCTCAACAAAACCCAACATgag GTGATTGAGAAAGAGGAGAGCTGCAAAGGGGTTGGGGAAGAAGAGTGTCTGATGCGGAGGACTTTGGCGGCTCACCTTGATTACATCTACACACAGAAGGAAAACAAACCTTAA